A DNA window from Anaerocolumna sp. AGMB13020 contains the following coding sequences:
- a CDS encoding GDSL-type esterase/lipase family protein, with protein MKHFRNLKRYHFLFAVAASTLLLSILGYAGKNSVYADYAVDIVKVPQLAVVFEGLKDGKYPWNIPGDKQEDLKGDGQLTADSEKTGNETENPIGNAEASGNPADNSKADRPGTVKKPGEGNKGSNESGEGNKGSNEPMDSDKDTGKNINTGIDKDNQTNGKDGSTVKDGSGNENTGKDSTEKGSNTEKGSNTEKGSIPENNSTTDKNNNNPGKNSESTGKGDKPVKGSDTDKKNDAGKNTDKDGSAGKDNNSNSGTKADFKYETVEKSYFKDALFIGDSRTVGLSEYSGWTEPTYFADVGLTIYDIFKKEVAEVNGKKLTVDKALAKQKYGKIYIMLGINELGTGTTKTFVAEYKKVLDEIQKLQPDAIIYIEGIMNVTKKKSDTDPIFNNKNIKDRNNGIATLADNKSTFYIDVNEAITDKTGGIPEKYTFDSIHLKAAYYKIWTEFLLNHGVVK; from the coding sequence ATGAAACATTTTAGGAATTTAAAAAGATATCACTTCCTGTTTGCGGTAGCAGCCAGTACACTGCTTCTGAGTATCCTTGGATATGCCGGCAAGAACAGCGTTTATGCTGATTACGCTGTTGATATAGTAAAGGTTCCACAGCTTGCGGTTGTATTTGAAGGATTAAAAGATGGAAAATATCCATGGAATATCCCAGGGGATAAACAAGAAGATTTAAAGGGTGATGGGCAGCTGACCGCTGATTCCGAAAAAACAGGTAACGAAACAGAGAATCCTATAGGAAATGCAGAGGCTTCAGGCAATCCAGCAGATAATAGCAAGGCTGACAGGCCTGGAACCGTAAAGAAACCCGGAGAAGGAAATAAAGGATCAAATGAATCTGGAGAAGGAAATAAGGGATCAAATGAACCCATGGATTCAGATAAAGACACCGGGAAAAATATCAATACGGGTATTGATAAAGATAATCAGACTAACGGAAAAGATGGCAGTACTGTTAAGGACGGTTCCGGAAATGAAAATACCGGAAAAGACAGTACGGAAAAAGGCAGTAACACGGAAAAAGGCAGTAACACGGAAAAAGGTAGTATTCCGGAGAACAATAGTACTACGGATAAAAACAACAACAACCCAGGCAAGAACAGCGAAAGTACCGGCAAAGGTGACAAACCGGTAAAAGGCAGCGATACGGATAAAAAGAATGATGCTGGTAAGAATACAGATAAAGACGGCAGTGCCGGCAAAGACAACAATTCAAATTCTGGTACAAAAGCAGACTTTAAGTATGAGACCGTAGAAAAAAGTTACTTCAAGGATGCACTTTTCATCGGTGATTCCAGAACAGTAGGACTCTCAGAATATTCCGGCTGGACAGAACCGACTTATTTTGCTGACGTAGGTCTTACGATTTACGATATCTTTAAAAAGGAAGTTGCCGAAGTGAATGGAAAGAAGCTTACAGTTGACAAAGCTTTGGCAAAACAGAAATATGGTAAGATCTATATTATGCTTGGAATCAATGAATTAGGAACAGGAACCACCAAAACCTTTGTTGCAGAATATAAAAAGGTGCTTGATGAAATTCAGAAGCTTCAACCCGATGCTATAATCTATATTGAAGGTATCATGAATGTGACCAAGAAAAAATCAGACACCGATCCGATCTTTAACAATAAGAACATCAAGGACAGAAACAATGGAATTGCAACCCTGGCTGATAATAAGTCCACTTTCTACATTGATGTGAACGAAGCAATAACAGATAAGACTGGTGGTATACCTGAAAAATATACCTTTGACAGTATTCATCTGAAAGCAGCCTATTATAAGATATGGACGGAATTTCTACTAAACCATGGTGTCGTTAAATAA
- the thiM gene encoding hydroxyethylthiazole kinase yields the protein MVHTIFEGSFRRLRERAPHIHCITNYVTANDCANILLACGAYPVMADFSEEAEEITAGCEALVINLGTINDNRLSAMLRAGKRANALLHPVLLDPVGVGASAYRLEAAFRLLKEIDFSVIRGNASEIKTLYKGSGSSKGVDAAKEDSRMENNPEEACKAARELAGRTGAVIVQTGETDILAEKEKVFYLGNGHASMCKIAGTGCMLSAVIGAFNAVYPEEPLRAAIAGTAAMGISGEIAFARMLERKEGTASLKIHLMDCISNMEEELLKERILLTEDLKGYREWTS from the coding sequence ATGGTACATACTATTTTTGAGGGGAGTTTCAGGAGATTGCGGGAGAGGGCACCTCATATTCACTGTATCACCAACTATGTTACCGCAAACGACTGTGCTAATATATTGCTGGCCTGTGGCGCTTATCCGGTAATGGCAGATTTTTCGGAGGAAGCCGAGGAAATAACGGCAGGCTGTGAGGCTCTGGTAATCAATCTGGGAACGATAAATGACAACAGATTATCGGCTATGCTAAGGGCAGGTAAACGGGCAAATGCACTTTTGCACCCCGTACTTTTAGATCCGGTGGGAGTGGGAGCCTCTGCCTACCGCTTAGAGGCGGCTTTTCGATTGCTGAAGGAAATAGACTTTAGCGTCATCAGAGGAAATGCATCGGAAATAAAGACGTTGTATAAAGGAAGCGGCAGCTCAAAAGGAGTGGATGCGGCAAAAGAAGACAGCCGTATGGAAAATAATCCAGAGGAAGCCTGTAAAGCGGCACGGGAGCTTGCCGGAAGGACCGGTGCAGTCATTGTTCAGACGGGAGAAACAGATATTCTTGCAGAGAAAGAAAAGGTCTTTTATCTTGGAAACGGACATGCCTCCATGTGTAAAATAGCAGGAACCGGCTGTATGCTTTCGGCAGTTATCGGAGCTTTTAACGCCGTTTATCCGGAAGAACCCTTAAGGGCCGCAATAGCAGGAACTGCAGCAATGGGAATAAGCGGTGAAATTGCTTTTGCGAGAATGCTAGAGAGGAAAGAGGGGACAGCTTCCTTAAAAATTCATTTAATGGATTGCATCAGTAATATGGAGGAGGAACTCCTGAAAGAACGTATTTTACTGACAGAAGACCTGAAAGGATATAGAGAATGGACAAGTTAA
- a CDS encoding potassium-transporting ATPase subunit F, with product MGSVIILTGTAGLCLLGYLFYVLFRGEKL from the coding sequence ATGGGAAGTGTAATAATCCTTACAGGAACAGCAGGACTTTGCCTACTGGGATACCTGTTTTATGTCTTATTTCGAGGTGAAAAATTATGA
- the thiD gene encoding bifunctional hydroxymethylpyrimidine kinase/phosphomethylpyrimidine kinase: MQKVLTVAGSDCSGGAGIQADLKTITAHGHYGMSVITALTAQNTLGVSGIYEVSPQFVEEQLNRICEDIYPDAVKIGMLYNAEIMKCLCRKIKEYRLRNIVLDPVMVSTSGKSLLKEEAAAILIDELLPLSHVFTPNLYEASAVSGISIRSKSDMLAAVQKIGSRYDGYILMKGGHLQECCDDLLYKDGEVYWLRQERIDNPNTHGTGCTLSSAIACNLAKGKETRDSITAAKEYVTGAIRANLKLGRGNGPLNHVWNLPLY, from the coding sequence ATGCAGAAAGTACTTACGGTTGCAGGCTCCGACTGCAGCGGAGGAGCAGGAATTCAAGCAGACCTAAAGACCATTACTGCCCACGGACACTATGGTATGAGCGTAATTACAGCCCTAACGGCACAAAATACTCTTGGTGTTTCCGGAATATATGAAGTCAGCCCCCAGTTTGTTGAGGAACAGTTAAACCGCATCTGTGAAGATATCTATCCGGATGCAGTAAAGATTGGTATGCTATATAACGCAGAAATCATGAAGTGTCTGTGCAGGAAAATCAAAGAATACCGGCTGAGAAATATTGTATTAGATCCGGTGATGGTCTCCACTAGCGGAAAAAGTCTTTTGAAGGAAGAAGCCGCAGCTATTTTAATCGATGAACTTCTTCCCCTGTCCCATGTCTTTACCCCAAATCTGTATGAAGCCTCTGCTGTCAGTGGTATCTCCATTCGAAGCAAAAGTGATATGCTTGCTGCGGTACAAAAGATTGGCAGCAGATATGACGGATATATTTTGATGAAAGGAGGACATCTGCAGGAATGCTGTGATGACCTGCTGTATAAAGACGGAGAAGTATACTGGTTACGGCAGGAGAGAATCGACAACCCGAATACTCACGGAACAGGCTGCACTTTATCCTCAGCCATTGCCTGTAACCTGGCAAAAGGAAAAGAAACCAGAGATAGTATTACGGCTGCCAAAGAGTATGTAACCGGTGCAATCAGAGCAAATCTTAAGCTGGGGAGGGGGAACGGGCCGTTAAACCATGTCTGGAATTTGCCATTATATTGA
- a CDS encoding GNAT family N-acetyltransferase produces the protein MSRRKQLKMRKVGLEHLEQYNQLLRYVFQVTDRELHQIGWEEKEMIRAKSPILEQADVLGWFDDDKLISQVAVYPFQVRIFHKTYDMGGLTGVGTYPEYSGQGLMHKLLCQALENMRNRKQSISYLYPYSIPYYRRKGWEIISDKITFEINDYQLPKNKRVSGEIERVPAESEQVREAYERFALQTHGAMLRGDLAWNEYWLWDTDDLMAAIYYNEDGEPDGYVLYWIADEIFHIKDMIFVHEEARSGLWNFISAHFSMISKVTGNIHTDEPLAFLLEDADIKETISPYFMARIVDIEMFIALYPFKADTADRKWTFTLDDPLLSWNQGTFILHISAEGKGEILRTSQKSSDKIDIQTMTTMLLGYKRPDYLNKIGRLSCSPDTVDMLEDAIEQQTPYFSDYF, from the coding sequence ATGAGTAGAAGAAAACAGCTAAAAATGAGAAAAGTGGGCTTAGAGCACCTGGAACAATATAATCAGCTTCTTCGATATGTCTTTCAGGTTACTGACAGAGAACTCCATCAGATCGGCTGGGAAGAGAAAGAGATGATAAGAGCCAAATCTCCCATCCTTGAGCAGGCGGACGTACTGGGATGGTTTGATGATGATAAATTAATATCACAGGTGGCAGTCTATCCTTTTCAGGTCAGAATCTTTCATAAGACCTACGATATGGGTGGTCTTACTGGAGTGGGCACCTATCCGGAATATTCCGGTCAGGGACTCATGCATAAGCTATTATGCCAGGCCCTTGAGAATATGCGAAACCGTAAGCAGTCTATTTCTTATCTATATCCCTATTCCATTCCTTATTATAGAAGGAAGGGTTGGGAAATCATATCAGATAAGATTACCTTTGAGATAAATGATTATCAGCTGCCAAAAAATAAAAGGGTATCCGGTGAGATTGAGAGAGTTCCTGCTGAAAGTGAGCAGGTCAGAGAAGCTTATGAGCGTTTTGCACTTCAGACCCATGGTGCGATGCTTCGGGGAGATCTTGCCTGGAATGAGTATTGGCTCTGGGATACAGACGATTTAATGGCAGCTATCTATTACAATGAGGATGGTGAGCCGGACGGTTATGTGCTCTATTGGATAGCAGATGAAATCTTTCATATAAAGGATATGATATTTGTCCATGAAGAAGCCAGAAGCGGGCTCTGGAATTTTATCAGTGCTCATTTTTCCATGATTTCAAAGGTTACGGGGAATATCCATACCGATGAACCACTGGCATTTCTATTGGAGGATGCAGATATCAAGGAGACCATTTCACCTTATTTTATGGCACGAATCGTAGATATTGAGATGTTCATAGCTCTTTATCCTTTTAAAGCAGATACTGCTGACAGGAAATGGACCTTTACCCTGGATGATCCGCTTCTTTCCTGGAACCAGGGAACCTTTATATTGCATATTTCGGCTGAAGGAAAAGGGGAGATTCTTAGAACCTCCCAAAAAAGCAGTGATAAGATAGATATACAGACAATGACAACCATGCTTCTTGGATATAAACGCCCGGATTATCTGAATAAAATCGGACGTTTAAGCTGTAGCCCTGACACTGTGGATATGTTGGAGGATGCCATTGAACAGCAGACACCTTATTTCTCTGATTATTTTTAA
- a CDS encoding MBOAT family O-acyltransferase, producing MKRNKVYSRIWLIAALLFNFGVLFFFKYINFAIENINVPLKAITHGTGIASLELGLPLGISFYTFQAVAYVIDLYRGDCKENPNLFRFATYLVMFPKLVSGPIAVYGDMEDQLEERRYGLFKFEKGLKLFVVGLGMKVLIANRIGILWNDIQTIGFESISTPLAWLGSFGYSLQLYFDFQGYSLMAIGIGRMLGFHLPENFNHPYMSKSMTEFWRRWHMTLGAWFRNYVYIPLGGNRKGNRRLAINMLVVWLLTGLWHGASWNFVLWGLVLFLLILLEKLYFKRILDNSRIIARIYMLLAIPLTWTLFAISNLRDAGIYFGRMFGIVPGINVNAGDFLKYLGQYKWLFLVGLFFCFPYGKRLFEKFQNSIFCTAFLFLVFWYSIYLLANGVNNPFLYFQF from the coding sequence ATGAAGCGTAATAAAGTATATTCCAGGATATGGCTCATTGCAGCACTGCTTTTTAACTTTGGAGTTTTGTTCTTCTTTAAATACATAAATTTTGCTATTGAAAACATCAACGTACCTCTTAAAGCCATAACACATGGAACGGGTATAGCCTCCCTGGAATTGGGGCTGCCTTTAGGAATCAGTTTTTATACCTTCCAGGCAGTAGCTTATGTAATTGACCTTTATCGAGGGGATTGTAAGGAAAACCCAAACCTGTTCCGTTTTGCCACATATCTGGTGATGTTTCCAAAATTGGTTTCCGGACCCATCGCTGTATACGGAGACATGGAAGACCAGTTAGAGGAGAGAAGGTATGGCCTGTTCAAATTTGAAAAAGGCTTAAAACTTTTTGTAGTCGGACTAGGTATGAAAGTACTCATTGCTAACCGTATCGGCATACTCTGGAATGATATACAGACCATCGGGTTTGAAAGTATTTCAACGCCTCTTGCCTGGCTTGGCTCTTTCGGTTACAGCTTACAGCTTTATTTTGATTTTCAGGGTTATTCCCTCATGGCGATTGGAATAGGGCGAATGCTGGGCTTTCATCTGCCGGAGAACTTCAATCATCCCTATATGTCCAAATCAATGACAGAATTCTGGCGCAGATGGCATATGACACTGGGAGCATGGTTTAGAAATTACGTGTACATTCCCCTTGGTGGAAATCGTAAAGGAAACAGACGATTGGCCATTAATATGCTGGTAGTATGGCTCTTGACCGGTTTATGGCATGGAGCCAGCTGGAATTTTGTGTTATGGGGCCTGGTACTATTTCTATTGATATTGCTTGAAAAGCTGTATTTCAAAAGAATTCTGGATAATTCAAGGATTATAGCAAGAATCTATATGCTTCTGGCTATTCCGCTTACCTGGACATTATTTGCTATCAGCAATTTAAGGGATGCGGGGATATATTTTGGCAGGATGTTTGGGATAGTTCCTGGCATAAATGTCAATGCTGGAGACTTTTTGAAGTATCTTGGGCAATATAAATGGTTGTTTTTGGTGGGATTATTCTTTTGCTTCCCTTATGGTAAGAGATTGTTTGAGAAATTTCAGAACAGTATCTTCTGCACAGCCTTTTTGTTCCTGGTCTTCTGGTACTCCATCTATCTCCTGGCCAACGGAGTTAACAATCCCTTCCTGTATTTCCAGTTTTAA
- a CDS encoding YitT family protein, which produces MLGKRLITKFIDNNKGLLTLKGFGAILLGTAMGSFGVYNIHQQANITEGGVIGLILLLNNQLGLSPSLLTPILDILCYALAFRYLGKNFIKVSFLSTLSLAGFFRLWEQFPPVLPNLSPYPLVAAIAGGIFVGTGVGLIIRQGGSSGGDDALALIISKFTRCRLSRAYLATDIVVLSLSLLYIPLQRIVYSLVTVVISSFLIEFVQNVGRKKEKSKEVYSCEEIPLPDSLEP; this is translated from the coding sequence ATGTTAGGAAAAAGATTAATTACGAAATTTATAGATAATAATAAAGGACTATTGACCTTAAAAGGCTTTGGAGCCATATTGCTGGGTACTGCGATGGGTTCCTTCGGTGTCTATAATATACACCAGCAGGCAAATATTACAGAGGGCGGAGTAATCGGACTGATTCTGTTATTAAATAACCAGCTTGGTCTCTCTCCGTCACTGCTGACCCCTATACTTGACATCCTTTGCTATGCACTTGCCTTTCGTTATCTTGGCAAGAACTTTATCAAGGTATCCTTTCTCTCAACCTTAAGCCTTGCCGGTTTCTTCAGGCTGTGGGAACAGTTCCCGCCAGTTCTTCCCAATCTGTCTCCTTACCCCCTGGTTGCTGCCATAGCAGGCGGTATCTTTGTGGGAACAGGTGTCGGCTTGATTATAAGGCAGGGGGGTTCCAGCGGAGGCGATGATGCCCTGGCACTCATTATTTCAAAATTTACCCGATGCAGATTATCAAGAGCATACCTGGCTACTGATATTGTAGTATTAAGCTTATCCCTGCTTTATATTCCGCTGCAACGGATTGTATACTCCCTTGTAACGGTAGTTATCTCATCTTTTCTTATTGAGTTCGTGCAGAATGTCGGTCGTAAAAAAGAGAAATCAAAAGAAGTTTATTCTTGTGAAGAAATTCCTCTGCCAGATTCCCTTGAGCCTTAA
- the thiC gene encoding phosphomethylpyrimidine synthase ThiC produces the protein MNYHTQMEAARKKILTKEMEIVSQKEGMDTELLMERVSAGRIVIPANRLHTSLSPEGIGEGLKTKINVNLGVSGDCADYEKEFEKVRLSLAFGAEAIMDLSNYGKTNTFRRQLIEYSKAMIGTVPMYDAIGYLEKDLMDISAKDFLRVVEAHAKQGVDFMTIHAGINKRAVETFKASHRLTNIVSRGGSLLFAWMEMTGNENPFYEYYDEVLALLREYDVTISLGDALRPGSIHDSTDAGQLGELIELGQLTLRAWEKDVQVVVEGPGHMAINEIAANMTLQKRLCHGAPFYVLGPLVTDIAPGYDHITSAIGGAIAAANGADFLCYVTPAEHLRLPDLSDVKEGIMATKIAAHAADIAKGLPGAREQDNRMSDARRRIDWEEMFACALDSKKAREYFESAPPSDKHSCSMCGKMCAMRTTNKILNGEKVEIL, from the coding sequence ATGAATTATCATACACAGATGGAAGCAGCCAGAAAGAAGATACTTACAAAGGAAATGGAGATAGTCTCCCAAAAAGAGGGAATGGATACCGAACTGCTCATGGAACGGGTCTCGGCAGGGCGTATTGTCATTCCAGCTAACAGACTGCATACTTCACTGAGCCCGGAAGGTATCGGAGAAGGCTTAAAGACAAAAATCAATGTCAACCTGGGAGTCTCAGGAGATTGCGCAGATTATGAAAAGGAATTTGAAAAAGTCAGACTTTCCCTTGCGTTTGGTGCCGAGGCTATAATGGATTTAAGCAACTACGGCAAGACCAATACCTTTCGGAGACAGCTGATAGAGTACTCAAAGGCTATGATCGGAACAGTTCCCATGTATGATGCAATAGGCTACCTGGAGAAAGATCTTATGGATATTTCAGCTAAGGATTTTCTGAGGGTGGTAGAAGCACATGCCAAACAGGGAGTGGATTTTATGACCATCCATGCTGGAATCAACAAGAGGGCAGTTGAAACCTTTAAAGCCTCCCATCGTTTAACTAATATTGTATCCAGGGGAGGTTCTCTGTTGTTTGCATGGATGGAGATGACAGGAAATGAAAATCCCTTTTATGAATACTACGATGAAGTACTGGCACTGTTAAGAGAATATGATGTTACCATCAGTCTGGGGGATGCGCTTCGACCAGGAAGTATTCATGACAGTACGGACGCCGGACAGCTGGGAGAGTTAATTGAATTGGGACAACTGACCTTAAGAGCCTGGGAGAAGGATGTACAGGTAGTGGTGGAGGGACCGGGGCATATGGCAATAAATGAAATTGCTGCCAATATGACCCTTCAAAAACGCCTGTGCCATGGTGCACCGTTTTATGTTCTGGGGCCTTTGGTAACGGATATTGCACCTGGCTATGACCACATTACATCTGCTATCGGAGGTGCCATTGCTGCTGCAAACGGTGCGGATTTTCTCTGTTATGTCACCCCTGCGGAGCACTTAAGGCTTCCGGACCTCTCCGATGTAAAGGAAGGAATCATGGCAACCAAAATAGCTGCTCATGCGGCGGATATTGCCAAAGGTTTACCGGGAGCAAGAGAGCAGGATAACCGTATGAGCGATGCCAGAAGAAGAATTGACTGGGAAGAAATGTTTGCTTGTGCTCTTGATTCTAAGAAAGCAAGGGAATACTTTGAAAGTGCACCGCCATCAGATAAGCACAGCTGCTCCATGTGCGGCAAAATGTGTGCAATGAGAACCACTAACAAAATATTGAACGGTGAAAAGGTAGAAATACTATAG
- a CDS encoding MerR family transcriptional regulator, whose product MKDYYKINEISKLYGIGVDSLRYYERIGILKPKRDINGYRLYSLKDIYKLNIISDLRQLDFSMKQIKEYLDHQSIDNTIALLYEEQEYIKEQLKKLRERKQIMKDRIEALKSAARITAGEYVVKELPPRPCVRLNEYITRDEEMDFAVKKLHRKHENKIRDFGNQSIGAVMSLEDLERGLVNVYRSIFFILEHTEEAYDFMLPEGRYLSCCYRGDYRQSTERISKMLDYSKAQGFTISGDPFEIYVVDNRETMKEEEFLTEIQVQIFDPIYHY is encoded by the coding sequence GTGAAAGATTATTATAAAATAAACGAAATCTCCAAACTTTATGGAATCGGAGTGGATTCTCTAAGATATTATGAAAGAATCGGAATCTTAAAGCCAAAAAGAGATATCAACGGATATCGTCTTTATAGCCTGAAGGATATCTACAAGTTAAATATCATATCGGATCTTCGTCAGTTGGATTTCTCCATGAAACAGATCAAGGAATATCTTGATCATCAAAGTATAGATAATACCATAGCTTTACTCTATGAAGAACAGGAGTACATCAAAGAGCAGCTAAAGAAACTCAGGGAAAGAAAGCAGATAATGAAAGACCGAATTGAGGCTCTGAAATCTGCAGCCAGAATTACAGCAGGCGAATATGTGGTAAAGGAGCTGCCGCCCCGCCCCTGTGTAAGACTGAATGAGTATATCACCAGAGATGAAGAAATGGATTTTGCTGTAAAGAAGCTTCATAGAAAGCATGAAAATAAAATAAGAGATTTTGGAAATCAGTCCATTGGTGCAGTAATGTCACTTGAGGATCTGGAAAGAGGTCTCGTAAATGTATACCGCAGCATTTTCTTTATTCTGGAGCATACAGAGGAGGCATATGATTTTATGCTTCCCGAGGGCAGATATCTGTCCTGCTGTTACAGGGGAGACTACCGGCAAAGTACGGAACGCATTAGTAAGATGTTAGACTATAGTAAGGCGCAGGGATTTACCATATCCGGTGACCCCTTTGAGATATATGTAGTAGATAATCGGGAAACCATGAAGGAAGAGGAATTTCTCACAGAAATTCAGGTACAAATATTCGATCCAATTTATCATTACTAA
- the thiE gene encoding thiamine phosphate synthase, which translates to MDKLRDKMLLYLVTDRTWLRAKQLAEQVETAVRAGVTMVQLREKELSFDAFTAEALAVKEVTDRYRIPLIINDRIDVAVAVDAAGVHLGQKDGEIAKARKILGKNKIIGMSVHNVWEAAEAEREGADYLGAGAVFGSSTKTDAGLLSFETLKDICQEVSIPVTAIGGINSENICKLSGTGISSVAVISAILGSRDIKQAAAEMKRLAKQIIISS; encoded by the coding sequence ATGGACAAGTTAAGGGATAAAATGCTTTTATATCTGGTTACAGACAGAACCTGGCTTAGAGCGAAGCAATTGGCTGAGCAGGTAGAAACCGCCGTCAGAGCGGGAGTAACCATGGTACAGCTGAGAGAAAAAGAACTTTCCTTTGATGCTTTTACCGCAGAAGCGCTGGCAGTAAAAGAAGTGACGGACAGATACCGGATTCCCCTTATCATAAATGACAGAATTGATGTGGCGGTGGCAGTGGATGCCGCCGGTGTACATCTGGGACAGAAGGATGGAGAGATTGCAAAAGCAAGAAAGATACTTGGAAAAAATAAGATAATTGGTATGTCAGTTCATAATGTATGGGAAGCGGCAGAAGCGGAGCGAGAAGGGGCGGATTATCTTGGGGCAGGTGCAGTCTTTGGTTCTTCTACGAAAACGGATGCTGGTCTGTTGTCCTTTGAAACCTTAAAAGACATATGCCAGGAGGTATCCATACCGGTAACAGCCATCGGAGGAATCAACAGTGAAAATATCTGCAAATTGTCAGGCACCGGTATAAGCAGCGTGGCTGTTATTTCTGCAATTCTTGGAAGCAGGGATATTAAGCAGGCAGCGGCAGAAATGAAAAGGCTTGCAAAACAGATAATTATATCTTCTTAG